The nucleotide sequence GAGCAACTGTCCGAGCAACTGGTCGAGCTGGAAAGCCGACCGGATGATGCGGATCTGCTCAATGCAATTTTTCGCGGTTTCCACACTGTAAAAGGAGGCGCCGGCTTCCTCCAGCTCAACGAGCTGGTGGAGTGCTGCCACATTGCCGAGAACGTGTTCGACATCCTGCGCAAGGGTGAGCGTCGCGTCGATTCGGAACTGATGGACGTCGTGCTTGAAGCGCTGGATGCGGTCAACAGCATGTTCAGTGAGGTGCGTGACCGTTCGCCGATCACCGCCGCCACGCCTGAGTTGCTCGCCGCGCTGTCGCGCCTGGCCGAGCCGCAATCGGCTGACGAAGCTGCTCCGGTCGAAGCCATGGTTGAAGAACCTGCGGTCGAGGAGCCGGTCGCCGAGGAATCGGGCGATATCACCGATAACGAATTCGAACAACTGCTGGACTCCCTGAGTGCTGTCAAGGCCGAAGCCCAGGCCCAGACCCAGGCTCCGGTAGTGACTGCACCCGCCGATGCTGGCGCGGCCAGCGATGAAATCACCGATGCGGAGTTCGAGTCGCTGCTCGATCAACTGCACGGCAAGGGCCAGTTCGCCGTCGATGCGGTTGTCCCGGCGACAGCCCCTGCCGCGCCGAAAGCCGCAGGCGACAGCTCCGACATCACTGACGATGAGTTCGAAGCCCTGCTCGATCAGTTGCATGGCAAGGGTACCTTTGCCGTCGACGCCCTGGAGTCGGCCATTGCTTCCGCGCCTGCCCCGAGCAAGCCCGCTGCCGCAGCGGCCGGTAGCGACCTGATTACCGATCAGGAATTCGAATCGCTGCTCGACGATTTGCACGGCAAAGGCAAGTTCACCGAGGTCGGCACGGCCGCTGCTGCGCCCGCTGCCGGCACGACCGCCGCACCCGCCGCCAAGGCTGCGCCCAAACCCGTCGCCAAGGCGCCGGAACCCAAGGCCGAGACGCCCGCACCCGCACCCAAGCCTGCAGCAGCGGCTGCCGCGCCTGCGCCTGCCCGTGCACCGGCCGCGGCGGCGGCTGCACCGGCGGAAAAACCGACCAGTGAAGCCGAGACCACCGTTCGGGTCGACACTGCGCGCCTGGACGAGATCATGAACATGGTCGGCGAACTGGTGCTGGTGCGTAACCGCCTGGTGCGCCTGGGCCTTAACAGCCAGGACGAAGCCATGTCCAAGGCCGTGTCGAACCTCGACGTGGTCACGGCCGATCTGCAGACCGCGGTCATGAAGACCCGGATGCAGCCGATCAAGAAAGTCTTCGGGCGCTTCCCGCGCCTGGTACGTGACCTGGCTCGCCAGCTCAAGAAAGAAATCAACCTGGAACTGGTGGGTGAAGAAACCGACCTCGACAAGAACCTCGTCGAGGCCCTGGCCGACCCGCTGGTCCACTTGGTGCGCAACGCGGTCGACCACGGCATTGAATCGCCGGAAGAGCGCGAAGCTTCGGGCAAGGTCCGCAGCGGCAAGGTGATCCTGGCCGCCGAGCAGGAGGGGGACCACATCCTGCTGTCGATCTCCGACGACGGCAAGGGCATGGACCCCGACGTGCTGCGCTCCATCGCCGTCAAACGCGGCGTGATGGACAAGGACGCCGCCGACCGCCTGAGCGACACCGAGTGCTACAACCTGATCTTCGCCCCCGGCTTCTCGACCAAGACCGAGATCTCCGACGTGTCGGGTCGTGGCGTGGGCATGGACGTGGTGAAAACCAAGATTTCCCAGCTCAACGGTTCGATCAACATCCACTCGGTCAAGGGCGCAGGCTCGAAGATCCTCATCAAGGTCCCGCTGACCCTGGCGATCATGCCGACTCTGATGGTGATGCTGGGCAACCAGGCATTCGCCTTCCCGCTGGTCAACGTCAACGAGATCTTCCACCTCGACTTGTCGCGCACCAACGTGGTGGACGGCCAGGAAGTGGTGATCGTGCGGGACAAGGCTCTGCCGCTGTTCTACCTCAAGCGCTGGCTGGTCAGCTCCGCGGCGCATGTGGAGCAGGGCGAAGGCCACGTGGTGATCCTTTCGGTGGGCACCCAGCGGATCGGCTTCGTCGTCGACCAGCTCGTGGGCCAGGAAGAAGTGGTCATCAAGCCGTTGGGCAAGATGCTCCAGGGCACCCCGGGCATGTCCGGCGCCACCATCACCGGCGACGGCCGCATCGCGCTGATCCTCGATGTGCCGAGCATGCTCAAGCGTTACGCCGCACGGCGTATTTGATTCTGGAGGGGCGTGGCCCGGCGCCGCGCCTCGTCTAACGGAGTGTTTATGGTAGTTAAAGTCCTGGTGGTGGACGATTCGGGGTTCTTCCGCCGCCGCGTCTCGGAAATTCTTTCGGCGGACACGACGATTCAGGTCGTCGGTACCGCAACCAATGGCAAAGAGGCAATCGATCAGGCCCTGGCACTCAAGCCGGACGTGATCACCATGGACTATGAGATGCCCATGATGGACGGCATCACGGCCGTGCGGCATATCATGCAGCGCTGCCCGACCCCGGTATTGATGTTCTCGTCCCTGACCCACGAAGGCGCCCGTGTCACCCTCGACGCGCTGGACGCCGGTGCGGTGGATTTCCTGCCGAAGAACTTTGAAGACATCTCGCGCAACCCCGACAAGGTCCGGCAGTTGCTGTGCGAGAAGGTCCACAGCATTTCCCGCAGCAACCGTCGTGTGAGTGGCTACACCCCAGCGGCACCGGCGCCTGTGGTTACACCTGCACCTGCACCTGCGCCGTCGTCGGGCGGCTTCAATCCGCCGCCGGTACGCAGTGCTCCAGCCCCTGCGCCCGCGCGCCCGGCTCCAGTCAGCGCATCGTCGCCGGCGCCCAAGCGCAAGGCCTATAAACTGGTCGCCATCGGCACGTCCACGGGCGGTCCGGTGGCGCTGCAACGGGTCCTGACTCAGTTGCCGGCCAACTTCCCGGCCCCCATCGTGTTGATCCAGCACATGCCCGCAGCCTTCACCAAGGCCTTCGCCGAGCGCCTGGACAAGCTGTGCAATATCAGCGTCAAGGAAGCCGAGGACGGCGATATCCTGCGTCCGGGCCTGGCGCTGCTGGCGCCGGGTGGCAAGCAGATGATGATCGACGGTCGCGGTGCGGTGAAA is from Pseudomonas sp. B21-056 and encodes:
- a CDS encoding chemotaxis protein CheA produces the protein MSFGADEEILQDFLVEAGEILEQLSEQLVELESRPDDADLLNAIFRGFHTVKGGAGFLQLNELVECCHIAENVFDILRKGERRVDSELMDVVLEALDAVNSMFSEVRDRSPITAATPELLAALSRLAEPQSADEAAPVEAMVEEPAVEEPVAEESGDITDNEFEQLLDSLSAVKAEAQAQTQAPVVTAPADAGAASDEITDAEFESLLDQLHGKGQFAVDAVVPATAPAAPKAAGDSSDITDDEFEALLDQLHGKGTFAVDALESAIASAPAPSKPAAAAAGSDLITDQEFESLLDDLHGKGKFTEVGTAAAAPAAGTTAAPAAKAAPKPVAKAPEPKAETPAPAPKPAAAAAAPAPARAPAAAAAAPAEKPTSEAETTVRVDTARLDEIMNMVGELVLVRNRLVRLGLNSQDEAMSKAVSNLDVVTADLQTAVMKTRMQPIKKVFGRFPRLVRDLARQLKKEINLELVGEETDLDKNLVEALADPLVHLVRNAVDHGIESPEEREASGKVRSGKVILAAEQEGDHILLSISDDGKGMDPDVLRSIAVKRGVMDKDAADRLSDTECYNLIFAPGFSTKTEISDVSGRGVGMDVVKTKISQLNGSINIHSVKGAGSKILIKVPLTLAIMPTLMVMLGNQAFAFPLVNVNEIFHLDLSRTNVVDGQEVVIVRDKALPLFYLKRWLVSSAAHVEQGEGHVVILSVGTQRIGFVVDQLVGQEEVVIKPLGKMLQGTPGMSGATITGDGRIALILDVPSMLKRYAARRI
- a CDS encoding protein-glutamate methylesterase/protein-glutamine glutaminase, producing MVVKVLVVDDSGFFRRRVSEILSADTTIQVVGTATNGKEAIDQALALKPDVITMDYEMPMMDGITAVRHIMQRCPTPVLMFSSLTHEGARVTLDALDAGAVDFLPKNFEDISRNPDKVRQLLCEKVHSISRSNRRVSGYTPAAPAPVVTPAPAPAPSSGGFNPPPVRSAPAPAPARPAPVSASSPAPKRKAYKLVAIGTSTGGPVALQRVLTQLPANFPAPIVLIQHMPAAFTKAFAERLDKLCNISVKEAEDGDILRPGLALLAPGGKQMMIDGRGAVKILPGDERLNYKPCVDITFGSAAKSYGDKVLAVVLTGMGADGREGARLLKQGGSAIWAQDEASCVIYGMPMAIVKADLADAVYGLDDIGKNLVEACL